In Cryptomeria japonica chromosome 10, Sugi_1.0, whole genome shotgun sequence, a genomic segment contains:
- the LOC131059859 gene encoding uncharacterized protein LOC131059859 has product MTIAGKGYKAPSHKDLSERLLTNAVARAREVMEEQKIEWANYGYTILSDGWTDGKNCTIINFLVACKDNVVFLKSVDASNKVKNVETFARMLERVVMEVGVENMVQIIIDNAVAYVSAKFTYFME; this is encoded by the exons ATGACAATTgcaggaaaggggtacaaggccccttctcacAAGGATTTGAGTGAGAG gttgctcacaaatgcagttgctagggcaagagaagtgatggaggaacaaaaaattgaatgggcaaattatggctacaccattctttctgatgggtggacagatggcaagaactgcaccatcatcaattttttggttgcttgcaaggacaatgtagtgttcttgaaatctgttgatgcctccaacaaggtgaaaaatgtgGAAACATTTGCTAGAATGTTGGAACGTGTTgtcatggaggtgggggtagagaataTGGTgcaaatcatcatagataatgcaGTAGCATATGTGTCAGCAAAATTCACATATTTTATGGAATAG